A stretch of Mesoplodon densirostris isolate mMesDen1 chromosome 9, mMesDen1 primary haplotype, whole genome shotgun sequence DNA encodes these proteins:
- the RPA3 gene encoding replication protein A 14 kDa subunit isoform X2, with protein MVDVMESPKIHPTGKMFILSDGEGKNGTIELMEPLDEEISGIVEVVGRVTAKATIMCASYVQFKEDNHPFDLGLYNEAVKITHEFPQFFPLGVVQYG; from the exons ATGGTGGACGTGATGGAGTCGCCCAAG attcatcccactgggaaaatgtttattctttcagatggagaaggaaaaaatggaactaTTGAGTTGATGGAGCCT CTTGATGAAGAAATCTCTGGAATTGTGGAAGTAGTTGGAAGAGTAACGGCCAAGGCAACCATTATGTGTGCATCTTATGTCCAATTTAAAGAAGATAACCATCCTTTTG ATCTTGGACTTTACAATGAAGCTGTGAAAATTACCCATGAGTTCCCTCAGTTTTTTCCTTTGGGGGTTGTGCAGTATGGTTGA
- the RPA3 gene encoding replication protein A 14 kDa subunit isoform X1, protein MVDVMESPKVRINASMLAQFIDQPVCFVGRLEKIHPTGKMFILSDGEGKNGTIELMEPLDEEISGIVEVVGRVTAKATIMCASYVQFKEDNHPFDLGLYNEAVKITHEFPQFFPLGVVQYG, encoded by the exons ATGGTGGACGTGATGGAGTCGCCCAAGGTGCGCATCAACGCCAGCATGCTAGCTCAGTTCATAGACCAGCCCGTTTGCTTCGTAGGGAGGCTGGAGAAG attcatcccactgggaaaatgtttattctttcagatggagaaggaaaaaatggaactaTTGAGTTGATGGAGCCT CTTGATGAAGAAATCTCTGGAATTGTGGAAGTAGTTGGAAGAGTAACGGCCAAGGCAACCATTATGTGTGCATCTTATGTCCAATTTAAAGAAGATAACCATCCTTTTG ATCTTGGACTTTACAATGAAGCTGTGAAAATTACCCATGAGTTCCCTCAGTTTTTTCCTTTGGGGGTTGTGCAGTATGGTTGA